The genomic stretch CATTCACGGCGCCGAAGCGGTTTTTATGGCTGCGCAAGGTACGGAAACGGGAGTCGGCATCGCCGTCGAGCAGAACGGAACAGTCGATGCAGTGTTCGAGCACTTTCGGGCCAGCCAGCGAGCCGTCTTTGGTGACGTGGCCGACCATCACGATCGCCACGCCGCGCGTTTTTGCAAAGCGGGTGAGATAGGCGGCGGTTTCGCGCACCTGTGCGACCGTGCCCGGCGATGACTGAATGTCCGCCATATGCATCACCTGAATGGAGTCGATCACCATCAGTTTCGGCTGTTCTTTGTCAGCAATTTCGCAGATTTGTTCGATGCTGGTTTCCGACAACATATTCATGTTCGACGTCGGTAAACCCAGACGGTGCGCGCGCATCGCCACCTGTTGCAGTGATTCTTCCCCGGTGACGTAGAGGGTTTTCATGTGTTCGCTGAGGTGACACAAAATTTGCAGCAACAGCGTACTTTTCCCCGCGCCCGGATTACCGCCGATAAGAATTGCACTTCCGGGCACCACGCCGCCGCCCAGCACGCGGTCGAATTCCTTGAAACCGGTGCTGAAACGCGGAAGTTCATCGAGGCTGATATCAGAGAGTTTTTGCACACGGCTGACGCCCGCATCACCCGCGTAACCGGTCAGACGCTCGTTGCGCGCAACAGTCGGGGAAGCCGCTAAACGGATTTCAGTAATGCTGTTCCAGGCCTGACACGCACTGCACTGCCCCTGCCAGCGCGGATAATCTGCGCCACATTCATTACACACAAATGCACGTTTTGCTGCTTTCGCCACAACTTACCTCTTTGAACATAATAGAAATTGATACCCTAAATAATTCGGGTTGCATCAAGGCGGCAAGAGAACGAATCCCGATGAGCTTACACAAGTAAGTGATTCGGGTGAGCGAACGTAGCCAACACAGAGGCAATCTGAAGTATGACGGGTATTAAGACTGACTGCCGCTGAGAATGCATAACACCCCTAAAAGATCGGCATGACGGATGCACACGGAAGCCTGTTCATACACTTTCGGTTTCGCGTGATAAGCAATGCCCATCCCCGCAACGGCCATCATTTTGAGGTCGTTCGCGCCATCGCCGATTGCGATAGTTTGCTCCTGAGAAATGCCCAGTTTTTCCGCCAGTTTTAACAGCGTATCGGCTTTGTATTGGGCATCAACAATCGGCCCGATCACCCGCCCGGTGAGTTTACCGTCGCGGACTTCCAGCTCATTCGCTGCCACATCCACCAGATTCAGCCGGTCACGCAAGTATTCGGCGTAATACGTAAAACCACCGGACGCAATCGCCACATGCCAGCCCGCTTCCTGCAGGCGCTGCACCATCACGGTCAGGCCCGGCATCAGCGGTAACGTCTGGCGCACCTGTTCAAGGATCCCGGCATCGGCATCTTTGAGCGTCGCAACGCGCTGACGCAGGCTGGCGGAGAAATCCAGCTCGCCGCGCATCGCACGCTCGGTGACTTCTGCTACCTGCACACCGACGCCCGCCAGTTTGGCAATTTCGTCGATGCATTCAATCTCAATCGCGGTAGAATCCATGTCCATAACCAGCAGGCCAGGCGTTCGCAGGTAAGGCACTTTACCCAACTGGGCGACATCGAATTCAAAAGATTCGGCCAGAACTTGTGCGTCGGAGGTCAGTGAACCCGCCAGACGAACAACCTGATAACCTTCTACTGCCCATGCACTGACAATGACCAGAGCACGGCCTAAGTGGCGCTGGAAAAGCGTAATGCTCGTTTTATCCAGTTTTCTACCATAGAGCAGCCATCCGGTGTGTCCCGCCCGGTAATCGAGTGGCATGACTTCATCACCGCTCAGTGAAAGGGGAAGTCCCGGCCATTGATGGATCTCCGCAGGAAGATCGCAATAGGTCAGACTGTTTGGCATGATGGCTCCGGTAGATTGTTTTGTTATAAACGACGGTTCATAAAACGAGTGAAAAGGCAGAGGTAACGCCGGGTAAAACGAGGCATCAAGCTACCCTATCGCTACCGCTTCTGGCAACATTAAAGTCATCGAAAATCGCAAGGAAACAGAATGGCCAAGGCCAAACTAAAATTTCGCCTGCACCGCGCCGCTATCGTACTGATAAGCCTGGCGTTATTAGTCATTCTGATGCAAGGCGCATCCTATTTCAGCCTGGGACATCAACTGGCGCGTTCCACTCAGGTGGAGCAACTCGCCCAGACACTCGCGAAGCAGGTGGCGTTTTCACTCGCGCCACTGATGGACAGCGACAATGATGGCGCTGATATCGCGCAAATTTCCACTATTTTGAGTCAGCTTACCGATGGCAGTCGCATTCTTGATGCCAGCGTTTATGAATCCGACGGCTCTCTGGTGGCCCATGCGGGCGAGCAGGTGCCGGTGCGCGACCGGTTATCGCTGGACGGTAAGCGCGCGGGCAGCTATTTCAATCATCAGATTGTGGTGCCGATAGAAGATAAAAATGGCCCG from Rahnella sikkimica encodes the following:
- the radA gene encoding DNA repair protein RadA is translated as MAKAAKRAFVCNECGADYPRWQGQCSACQAWNSITEIRLAASPTVARNERLTGYAGDAGVSRVQKLSDISLDELPRFSTGFKEFDRVLGGGVVPGSAILIGGNPGAGKSTLLLQILCHLSEHMKTLYVTGEESLQQVAMRAHRLGLPTSNMNMLSETSIEQICEIADKEQPKLMVIDSIQVMHMADIQSSPGTVAQVRETAAYLTRFAKTRGVAIVMVGHVTKDGSLAGPKVLEHCIDCSVLLDGDADSRFRTLRSHKNRFGAVNELGVFAMTEQGLREVSNPSAIFLSRGDEITSGSSVMVLWEGTRPLLVEVQALVDHSMMGNPRRVAVGLEQNRLAILLAVLHRHGGLQMADQDVFVNVVGGVKVTETSADLALLLSLVSSLRDRPLPHDLVVFGEVGLAGEIRPVPSGQERITEAAKHGFKRAIVPHANVPKKVPAGMQVFGVKKLADALAILDDL
- the serB gene encoding phosphoserine phosphatase — translated: MPNSLTYCDLPAEIHQWPGLPLSLSGDEVMPLDYRAGHTGWLLYGRKLDKTSITLFQRHLGRALVIVSAWAVEGYQVVRLAGSLTSDAQVLAESFEFDVAQLGKVPYLRTPGLLVMDMDSTAIEIECIDEIAKLAGVGVQVAEVTERAMRGELDFSASLRQRVATLKDADAGILEQVRQTLPLMPGLTVMVQRLQEAGWHVAIASGGFTYYAEYLRDRLNLVDVAANELEVRDGKLTGRVIGPIVDAQYKADTLLKLAEKLGISQEQTIAIGDGANDLKMMAVAGMGIAYHAKPKVYEQASVCIRHADLLGVLCILSGSQS
- a CDS encoding YtjB family periplasmic protein, translated to MAKAKLKFRLHRAAIVLISLALLVILMQGASYFSLGHQLARSTQVEQLAQTLAKQVAFSLAPLMDSDNDGADIAQISTILSQLTDGSRILDASVYESDGSLVAHAGEQVPVRDRLSLDGKRAGSYFNHQIVVPIEDKNGPSGFLRITLDTHVLATESKQVDNTTNLLRLMMLAALGVGIILARTLLQGRRSRWQQSPFLLTASKPVKEDDEQEEETDEFGPPPVLNIPEPEAGVAEVKPATEAQTKEAAQAAYRSLKRSRPK